Proteins found in one Gammaproteobacteria bacterium genomic segment:
- a CDS encoding TonB-dependent receptor — protein sequence MSYSRKISLLIFTLYSGTSFTEDTLTSITVTASRNPISVNHTGSSVSIIDKQQINNKQLPFAADLLRDVPGTTISKNGGTGTLTQLRIRGAESNHSLVLIDGIEANDITAGSEFNFANLVTCGLDSIEVLRGPQSSLWGSDALAGVVNIQTRKGQGPINLESTFSTGRFDTRQNCTGISGGNNLQNFSFYSAHYENNGSNISEQGSENDGYRNTTFNGRYGIGLSDNLEINLTGRHVDSTVETDPFDPPIDADRETESIQNYFQFNSMLITLNNAWKHQANISLTDTNNENYADGIEDTSSAGEKLKFDYQTTLYHFTDHTNHSITLAYEREREKFKQTGTASGFGDPNQRQTIYNTGYIGEYRVGIIDQLFLSASLRKDDNDEFQNSYSHRLSAIYTPKASNTSFHGAFGSSVKNPSFTERFGFTPDTFIGNPDIKPEKSKGWEIGISHALTQQLKINTTYFSEKLEDEINGFSFDPSLGGFTAINLQGESDRRGLELSIYAQPLKNLDVSAAYTYVESRQPDTSGKTSEIRVPKNTASLVANYKFLEHRANINLNISYTDDQFDSDFSTFPSARVELGDYTLVNISGEYQINNWLTLQGRIENLFNKDYQNIFGYETPGINAHIGVKFQSTQ from the coding sequence ATGAGCTATTCACGCAAAATTTCCTTACTCATATTCACTCTATACTCTGGAACCTCATTCACGGAGGATACTCTTACATCTATCACTGTCACTGCCAGTCGCAATCCTATATCAGTCAATCATACTGGCAGTTCCGTCAGTATCATTGATAAGCAACAGATCAATAACAAACAACTCCCATTTGCCGCAGATCTATTGCGCGATGTACCAGGAACGACTATCAGTAAGAATGGAGGCACAGGAACACTTACCCAATTACGCATACGTGGTGCAGAGTCAAATCATTCCTTAGTGCTAATCGACGGGATAGAAGCGAACGATATCACTGCCGGCAGTGAATTCAACTTCGCAAATTTAGTCACTTGTGGGTTAGATAGCATAGAAGTATTGCGAGGACCTCAAAGTTCTCTCTGGGGCAGTGATGCTCTTGCTGGAGTAGTCAATATACAAACCAGAAAAGGTCAAGGACCTATCAATTTAGAAAGTACTTTTAGCACAGGACGATTTGACACACGCCAAAATTGCACAGGCATTAGTGGTGGCAACAATCTGCAGAATTTTTCATTTTATAGCGCCCATTATGAAAACAATGGTAGCAATATTTCTGAGCAAGGCTCAGAAAATGATGGATATCGCAACACAACATTTAATGGGCGCTATGGTATAGGTCTCTCAGATAATTTAGAAATAAACTTGACTGGTAGACATGTTGATTCAACAGTTGAAACAGATCCATTCGATCCACCAATTGATGCAGATCGTGAAACTGAATCCATTCAAAATTATTTTCAATTTAATTCGATGTTAATCACATTAAATAATGCTTGGAAACATCAAGCAAACATTAGCCTCACTGATACAAATAATGAAAATTATGCTGACGGCATAGAAGACACAAGCAGTGCTGGTGAAAAATTGAAATTTGATTATCAAACAACATTGTATCATTTTACTGACCATACAAATCATTCAATAACTTTGGCTTATGAACGCGAACGCGAGAAATTCAAACAAACAGGAACTGCCAGTGGGTTTGGCGACCCAAATCAAAGGCAAACAATTTACAATACTGGCTACATTGGTGAATATCGTGTTGGCATTATAGATCAATTATTTCTAAGTGCCTCTTTACGCAAAGATGATAACGACGAATTTCAAAATTCATATTCTCATCGCTTAAGTGCCATATATACACCTAAGGCATCGAACACAAGCTTTCATGGTGCATTTGGAAGCAGCGTGAAAAATCCAAGTTTTACTGAACGATTTGGCTTTACTCCAGATACATTCATAGGCAACCCCGACATCAAACCAGAAAAGTCAAAGGGCTGGGAAATTGGAATATCACATGCATTAACACAGCAGCTTAAAATTAATACAACCTACTTCTCTGAAAAATTAGAAGATGAAATAAATGGATTTTCTTTTGACCCTAGTTTAGGTGGTTTCACAGCAATTAATTTACAAGGCGAAAGTGATCGCAGAGGATTAGAATTATCTATCTATGCACAACCTCTAAAAAATCTTGATGTCAGCGCGGCTTATACCTACGTAGAATCTCGTCAACCTGACACTAGCGGCAAAACCTCTGAAATTAGAGTACCCAAGAACACTGCGAGCTTGGTGGCGAATTATAAGTTCCTGGAACATAGAGCGAATATAAATTTAAATATTAGCTATACAGATGATCAGTTTGATAGCGATTTCAGCACTTTCCCATCAGCTAGAGTTGAGCTAGGAGATTACACCCTTGTAAACATCTCAGGTGAATATCAAATTAATAATTGGCTAACTCTGCAGGGACGTATA
- a CDS encoding peroxiredoxin, whose amino-acid sequence MFSALHANTLEIGQVAPSFELIDQDGQTHSLEKYRGQWVVMYFYPKDDTPGCTKEACAFRDDYKTIRAQNTQILGISVDSSESHAEFTEKYNLPFPLLVDIDGHVAKHYQSLTSLGFIKLAKRHTFIIDPSGIIKMIYRKVKPSSHSDQVLSDLVQLQTN is encoded by the coding sequence ATGTTTAGCGCATTGCATGCAAATACACTTGAAATTGGACAAGTCGCCCCCTCATTTGAATTAATAGATCAGGATGGACAAACTCACTCATTAGAAAAATATCGAGGTCAATGGGTAGTAATGTATTTTTATCCCAAAGACGATACGCCAGGATGCACTAAAGAAGCTTGCGCATTTAGAGATGATTACAAAACTATTCGCGCACAAAATACACAAATTCTAGGTATTAGTGTCGACTCTTCTGAGAGCCATGCAGAATTTACTGAAAAATATAATCTACCCTTTCCGTTGTTGGTCGATATAGATGGACATGTAGCTAAACACTACCAATCACTTACTTCATTAGGTTTTATCAAGTTGGCTAAACGACATACTTTTATTATTGACCCCAGCGGTATTATTAAAATGATTTACCGCAAGGTAAAACCCAGCTCACATAGTGACCAAGTCTTATCAGATTTAGTGCAACTACAAACGAATTAA
- a CDS encoding VPLPA-CTERM sorting domain-containing protein, with product MTRILIVFCLLVGNNAFSSVIEYKANLFGPGMQVHNCIDLDSRGSIFGDFNENDGTLSNITGELKFVSIIDGFIKRGFGNVKNYVIGSFKENAPDFLQGMNIFVDLSRGADYERTIVNKRKVREWGWALFYDPAEYSDDIDELFANRDNLKTLRNPHKTFAQLCPKYANGNSAGDHGWCKSGVEFFADKGKEIPAPVPLPAAFYLLSAGLIGLVSFSRKRTGA from the coding sequence ATGACTCGTATATTAATTGTATTCTGTCTTCTTGTTGGGAATAACGCTTTTTCATCAGTGATTGAGTACAAGGCTAATTTGTTTGGCCCCGGTATGCAGGTGCATAACTGTATTGATCTAGATTCAAGAGGGTCAATTTTCGGTGACTTCAATGAAAATGATGGGACATTATCTAACATTACGGGTGAACTAAAATTTGTCAGCATCATTGATGGATTTATTAAACGTGGCTTTGGTAATGTTAAAAACTATGTGATTGGTAGCTTTAAAGAAAATGCACCAGACTTTTTGCAGGGCATGAATATTTTTGTTGATTTGTCTCGCGGTGCTGACTACGAAAGAACTATCGTGAATAAGAGAAAAGTAAGAGAATGGGGATGGGCGCTATTTTATGATCCTGCAGAATACTCTGACGACATAGATGAATTATTTGCAAACCGAGATAATCTAAAAACATTACGGAATCCACATAAAACTTTTGCGCAATTATGTCCCAAGTACGCAAATGGTAACAGTGCTGGAGATCATGGTTGGTGTAAGTCTGGAGTAGAGTTTTTTGCTGATAAAGGTAAAGAAATTCCTGCACCTGTACCGTTGCCTGCGGCGTTCTATCTATTGTCTGCAGGATTAATTGGGCTTGTATCTTTTTCTCGCAAACGTACTGGCGCATAG
- the cysG gene encoding siroheme synthase CysG yields MSLLPLFIDIKDKPCLVVGGGKIAARKLKMLCKAKAHTTVIATAVCDEIKILCKTHSLCLHIRNFSDDDIQNQCLIIAATNEATLNKHISNLAKQKNILVNVADNFKHGDVVLPSVIDRDPIQIAVTTGGASPVLARLLRRNLERCTPSAYGSLASLLEKYRQKIAETIQDEDSRRRFWEEVLQGPIAEMVLAGKLSAAEESLQRKIENKDFSSEGKGEVYLVGAGPGDPDLLTFRALRLMQQADVVVYDRLVSDQIMDLVRKDADKIYAGKQRSNHAIQQESINNLLVRLAKEGKRVLRLKGGDPFIFGRGGEEIETLMEEGVHFQVVPGITAAAGCASYSGIPLTHRDHAQACTFVTGHLRDGTVNLNWEMLAHSKQTIVFYMGLHGLNIICEQLVKHGLPTETPAALITKGTTPDQRVLIGDLTSLPNLVDEQHVQGPTLIIVGSVVSLHTKLHWYLTEKEIKA; encoded by the coding sequence ATGAGCCTCCTTCCCCTATTCATAGACATTAAAGACAAACCTTGCCTAGTTGTCGGTGGCGGAAAGATTGCTGCACGCAAATTAAAAATGCTATGTAAAGCTAAAGCACATACAACTGTCATCGCAACTGCCGTCTGTGATGAAATAAAAATATTATGCAAAACTCACTCTCTTTGTCTGCATATACGTAATTTCTCAGACGACGACATTCAAAACCAGTGCTTAATTATTGCCGCCACTAATGAAGCAACGCTAAATAAACACATTAGCAATTTAGCGAAACAAAAAAATATTCTTGTTAATGTTGCTGACAATTTTAAACACGGTGATGTTGTGTTGCCATCTGTCATTGATCGTGACCCAATTCAAATTGCAGTCACTACCGGTGGCGCCTCCCCGGTATTGGCACGCTTACTTCGTAGAAATCTAGAACGCTGCACTCCTTCTGCTTATGGCTCATTAGCATCTTTGTTGGAAAAATATCGACAAAAAATTGCAGAGACTATTCAAGATGAAGATTCACGACGGCGTTTTTGGGAAGAAGTACTGCAAGGTCCTATTGCTGAAATGGTGCTGGCTGGAAAACTTTCAGCAGCGGAAGAATCACTGCAACGTAAAATAGAGAATAAAGACTTCAGCAGCGAAGGCAAAGGTGAAGTTTATCTTGTTGGCGCTGGCCCAGGAGACCCTGATCTTCTAACATTTAGGGCCTTACGCTTAATGCAACAAGCAGATGTCGTGGTTTATGATCGTTTAGTTTCAGATCAAATCATGGATTTAGTCAGAAAAGATGCTGATAAAATATATGCTGGCAAACAACGTTCCAACCATGCCATTCAACAAGAATCAATTAATAATTTATTGGTACGGCTAGCCAAGGAAGGCAAGCGTGTACTTCGACTAAAAGGTGGCGACCCTTTCATTTTTGGGCGTGGTGGTGAGGAAATAGAAACACTCATGGAAGAAGGAGTTCATTTTCAAGTAGTTCCGGGTATTACTGCTGCTGCTGGCTGCGCTTCATATTCAGGAATACCACTGACACACCGTGATCACGCACAAGCATGCACATTTGTAACAGGACATTTAAGAGACGGAACAGTCAACCTCAATTGGGAAATGCTTGCTCATTCTAAGCAAACAATCGTATTTTACATGGGTCTTCATGGACTCAATATTATTTGCGAGCAATTAGTCAAGCATGGTTTACCCACAGAGACCCCTGCAGCACTAATCACTAAGGGTACTACACCAGATCAGCGTGTATTAATTGGAGATTTAACTAGCTTGCCTAACTTGGTAGATGAGCAGCATGTACAAGGACCAACGTTAATTATTGTTGGATCAGTCGTTTCTCTGCACACCAAACTTCATTGGTATTTGACCGAAAAAGAAATTAAAGCGTAA
- a CDS encoding VWA-like domain-containing protein, giving the protein MDENSVETKLAAARTRLILDKPFLGALVLRMPLEMGDPSWCISATTDAKKIYFNYEYINQLHGSETQFVLAKQALHCALSHFARRGHRIKHRWDLACEYTVNPLLIEEGFTPPPGTLIEDSFAGMTAEEIYRCLEDKEDGEADSSENEDEGNEQSEDPTDNNEDPSESQEQQTNGESESDSNNNSNDNGSPQPATMSQQELENLSVQWQQRLAGAALQAQQAGKLSKSMARMVEFMLQPKLPWRALLARHMTATARDDYNYSRPSSRRGDPSIFPSLRSSQVNMVVAIDVSGSIGDEEMNEFLCEIDAIKGQLRARISLLACDAELAPGSPWIFESWDQFSLPKTFMGGGGTDFRPVFDWVEKQDQAPELLVYFSDCVGRFPDYQPNYSVIWLVKGNQSVPFGQRIQLN; this is encoded by the coding sequence TTGGACGAAAACTCTGTTGAAACAAAACTCGCTGCTGCACGCACTCGCCTAATCTTAGATAAACCATTTCTAGGCGCATTAGTATTAAGAATGCCGTTAGAAATGGGTGATCCTTCCTGGTGTATAAGTGCCACTACAGATGCTAAAAAAATATACTTCAATTACGAATACATAAATCAATTACATGGTTCCGAAACTCAATTCGTATTGGCTAAGCAAGCGCTGCATTGCGCACTGTCTCATTTTGCGCGACGTGGTCACCGAATAAAACATCGTTGGGATTTAGCATGTGAATACACTGTTAACCCTCTACTGATTGAAGAAGGTTTTACCCCGCCACCAGGCACTCTCATAGAAGATAGCTTTGCCGGTATGACAGCAGAAGAAATATACCGTTGTTTAGAAGATAAAGAAGATGGTGAAGCTGATAGCTCAGAAAATGAAGACGAAGGCAACGAACAATCAGAAGACCCAACAGACAACAACGAAGATCCTTCTGAATCTCAAGAGCAACAAACAAATGGAGAAAGTGAGTCTGATAGCAACAATAATTCTAATGATAATGGCAGCCCTCAACCCGCCACAATGTCGCAGCAAGAGTTAGAGAACTTATCAGTGCAATGGCAACAACGTTTAGCCGGCGCAGCCCTACAAGCACAGCAAGCTGGAAAACTAAGTAAATCTATGGCGCGCATGGTTGAATTCATGTTGCAGCCAAAACTACCATGGCGAGCATTGTTAGCAAGGCACATGACTGCAACCGCAAGAGATGATTACAATTATTCACGCCCATCATCGCGCCGTGGCGACCCTTCCATATTCCCTAGCCTACGCAGTTCACAAGTAAATATGGTAGTTGCTATCGATGTCAGTGGCTCAATTGGAGACGAAGAAATGAATGAATTTCTTTGTGAAATAGATGCCATTAAAGGTCAGCTACGTGCACGCATTAGTCTACTTGCTTGTGATGCGGAACTTGCGCCCGGCTCTCCTTGGATCTTTGAATCATGGGATCAATTTTCACTACCAAAAACATTCATGGGTGGCGGAGGTACTGACTTTCGTCCTGTATTCGATTGGGTGGAAAAACAAGATCAAGCACCTGAGCTGTTAGTTTACTTTAGTGACTGTGTCGGAAGGTTCCCAGACTACCAACCAAACTATTCTGTCATTTGGTTAGTCAAAGGCAACCAGTCAGTACCTTTTGGTCAACGCATCCAGCTCAACTAA
- a CDS encoding MoxR family ATPase translates to MRPAHLFTVLDKEFHGATQGQHTPVMLWGPPGVGKSQIVAQVAERNSVPMIDIRLSQMEPSDLRGIPFRVDSSVEWAIPSMLPNKERHGSQGILFLDEITSAAPSVSAAAYQLILDRKLGHYDVPNGWAILAAGNRQGDRGVTYTMPAPLANRFSHYEVDVNLDDWVAWAYANNIDDRIIAFLRFRPDLIFEFDAAQNPMAFPSPRSWEFTHRALQKFIGQGTVLLETLQACVGPAAGVELNAFIANLDSMPNIEDIVNGKEVPVPSEIDLQYAVASALVGQAIRVNSSDNAETLQGNILTYAHKFPQRELGVMMISDMHRAIGEKIFSLPEFASWADSVADLMLYEN, encoded by the coding sequence ATGAGACCCGCACATTTATTTACTGTTCTAGATAAAGAATTTCATGGCGCTACTCAAGGCCAACACACTCCAGTGATGTTGTGGGGACCACCGGGAGTGGGTAAATCTCAAATCGTAGCGCAAGTTGCTGAGCGCAATTCGGTACCAATGATTGATATACGTCTTTCACAAATGGAACCAAGTGATTTGCGCGGCATTCCATTTAGAGTTGACTCTAGCGTCGAATGGGCAATTCCCTCTATGCTGCCTAATAAAGAACGCCATGGCAGCCAGGGAATTTTGTTTCTAGATGAAATTACCTCGGCGGCCCCGAGTGTTTCTGCTGCCGCGTATCAGTTAATTTTAGACCGTAAATTAGGACACTATGATGTCCCTAATGGATGGGCAATTCTCGCTGCAGGCAATCGTCAAGGTGATCGCGGAGTAACTTATACTATGCCAGCACCACTTGCGAATCGTTTTTCTCATTATGAAGTAGATGTGAATTTAGATGACTGGGTTGCCTGGGCATACGCTAATAATATTGATGACCGTATTATTGCTTTCCTACGTTTTCGGCCGGACTTAATTTTTGAATTTGATGCTGCGCAAAACCCTATGGCATTTCCATCACCACGATCTTGGGAATTCACACACCGTGCACTACAAAAATTTATTGGCCAAGGCACAGTGTTATTAGAAACGTTGCAAGCATGTGTTGGTCCTGCCGCAGGTGTTGAATTGAATGCCTTCATTGCCAACTTAGACTCAATGCCTAATATAGAAGACATTGTGAATGGCAAAGAAGTACCAGTGCCTTCGGAAATAGATCTCCAATACGCTGTCGCTTCTGCACTTGTAGGCCAAGCTATTCGTGTTAATAGCTCAGACAATGCCGAAACATTACAAGGTAATATTCTTACTTATGCACATAAGTTCCCACAAAGAGAATTGGGTGTAATGATGATTTCAGATATGCACCGTGCTATCGGCGAAAAGATTTTCTCACTGCCTGAATTTGCTTCTTGGGCAGATTCAGTTGCTGACTTAATGCTTTACGAAAACTAA
- a CDS encoding tetratricopeptide repeat protein produces MEEAEEIDFASGIQSFESKHFSRAMQLLSPLAEKGYADAQHRVAIMCQNGLGVVESPESAFKWMSAAAEQGHALAQHGLGFMYMEGDCVEQNGPLAVEWFTKAAEQGLAGSQTTLAMMYEQGTLIEKDEEKASEWYKKAGF; encoded by the coding sequence ATGGAAGAAGCAGAAGAAATTGATTTCGCTAGTGGCATACAGTCATTTGAGTCCAAACATTTTTCACGTGCAATGCAGCTATTGTCTCCATTAGCTGAAAAAGGCTATGCAGACGCACAGCATCGTGTTGCCATCATGTGTCAGAACGGCTTGGGAGTTGTCGAAAGCCCGGAGTCAGCATTTAAGTGGATGAGTGCCGCTGCCGAACAAGGCCATGCACTTGCTCAACATGGTCTAGGCTTTATGTATATGGAAGGCGACTGTGTAGAACAAAATGGTCCACTGGCAGTGGAATGGTTTACTAAAGCCGCAGAACAAGGTCTTGCTGGCTCACAAACCACTTTAGCCATGATGTATGAACAAGGCACATTAATTGAGAAGGACGAAGAAAAAGCCTCAGAGTGGTACAAAAAAGCAGGGTTCTAA
- a CDS encoding anthranilate phosphoribosyltransferase, with product MAAVLAESQQEIDAFMRGAIGRVATGPEYSKDLSFEESRAVMNYILRDVADPIQAGVYLIALRMKRETDDENGGSLQAILDQTERVIADVDAVVDIAEPYDGYMRGAPVMAFLPALLSACGLPALSHGLEEVGPKFGVTHRKVLREAGINVDLTPSQAVDRINNKDIGWSYIDQASFCKPLHDLVPLRKRIIKRPVLTTVEVLAKPISGKKSTHLMTGYVHKPYPPVYERLAKLAGYESAVLVRGVEGGVTPALNKPAKYFQYHGLQGELIEVDLVPSDLGIEQSKRCVPIPEHITQTDVNGEDIVDVGALSKVSAQAGLEALDGKGGPAKDCLTYSAAIMLQHLGKAESLKQGAEMVSDVIAAGKAMSCFQTS from the coding sequence ATGGCAGCAGTATTAGCAGAGTCGCAGCAAGAAATAGACGCATTTATGCGTGGCGCTATCGGTCGAGTTGCTACGGGCCCAGAGTACAGTAAGGATCTGTCTTTCGAGGAATCACGAGCAGTCATGAATTATATATTGCGTGATGTCGCTGACCCTATTCAAGCTGGAGTCTATCTAATTGCGCTGAGAATGAAGCGTGAAACTGATGATGAGAATGGCGGTAGCTTGCAGGCAATTCTTGACCAGACAGAGCGCGTCATTGCTGATGTGGATGCTGTGGTTGATATCGCTGAGCCTTATGACGGATATATGCGCGGTGCGCCTGTGATGGCGTTTTTACCGGCTTTACTATCGGCTTGCGGTCTGCCTGCTCTGAGTCATGGTTTAGAAGAAGTAGGGCCAAAATTTGGTGTGACTCATCGAAAAGTTTTGCGAGAAGCAGGTATTAATGTTGACCTGACGCCAAGCCAAGCAGTAGATAGAATTAATAATAAAGATATTGGTTGGAGTTACATTGACCAAGCCAGTTTCTGTAAACCGTTGCATGACTTAGTGCCGTTAAGAAAAAGAATAATTAAACGTCCAGTCTTAACCACGGTGGAAGTACTAGCAAAACCCATTAGCGGTAAAAAATCTACCCATTTAATGACAGGCTATGTACATAAGCCATACCCACCTGTGTATGAGAGGTTAGCAAAATTAGCCGGGTACGAATCTGCAGTATTAGTGCGCGGAGTTGAAGGTGGAGTGACACCTGCATTGAACAAGCCGGCAAAATATTTTCAATACCATGGTTTGCAGGGTGAATTGATAGAAGTAGATTTAGTACCGTCCGATCTTGGTATTGAGCAGTCTAAACGTTGTGTACCAATTCCTGAACACATTACACAGACAGATGTAAATGGCGAAGATATAGTAGATGTAGGCGCCTTATCTAAAGTTAGTGCGCAGGCAGGACTTGAAGCGCTAGACGGGAAAGGAGGTCCTGCAAAGGATTGTCTCACATACTCAGCTGCTATAATGCTTCAGCATTTAGGCAAAGCAGAATCACTTAAGCAAGGGGCCGAAATGGTTTCTGATGTCATCGCGGCTGGCAAAGCGATGAGTTGTTTTCAAACCAGTTAA
- a CDS encoding RNA-binding protein produces MKKLFIGNLPASTKTEELEALFSEFGRVRSSKLVTDVFSGQCKGFGFIEMEGHEARAAIAGLNGKDFNGKPLKVNFEAPKNARRGGGRY; encoded by the coding sequence ATGAAAAAATTATTTATTGGCAATTTACCCGCCAGTACTAAGACTGAAGAACTTGAAGCCTTGTTTTCTGAATTTGGTAGAGTGCGCTCATCTAAGCTTGTCACAGATGTATTTTCTGGGCAGTGTAAAGGATTTGGCTTTATCGAAATGGAAGGGCATGAGGCCCGTGCTGCCATTGCCGGCTTAAATGGCAAAGATTTTAACGGCAAACCTTTGAAGGTTAACTTTGAAGCGCCTAAGAATGCTCGTCGTGGTGGCGGCCGTTATTAG
- a CDS encoding cold-shock protein codes for MATGTIKWFNESKGFGFISQDNGGADVFVHYSAIQGTGFKTLKEGQQVTFEVENGPKGPQATSVASA; via the coding sequence ATGGCTACAGGTACAATTAAGTGGTTCAACGAATCCAAAGGTTTTGGTTTCATTTCTCAAGACAACGGTGGAGCTGACGTGTTTGTTCATTACAGTGCTATTCAAGGCACAGGCTTCAAAACTTTAAAAGAAGGTCAGCAAGTGACTTTTGAGGTGGAAAACGGACCTAAGGGGCCTCAAGCAACTAGCGTTGCATCTGCTTAG
- a CDS encoding phosphate-starvation-inducible PsiE family protein, giving the protein MTKAKLSNKHPIMLIIRWVEWIGLSLITMGVILAIIQEVLLVIERGHVELYDILLLFIYLEVMAMVSLYLTSGKLPVRYPIYIAIVAIARYVILDLKELESIDVIWLGIAILILTLSTLVLRYGHAAFPYPDRVD; this is encoded by the coding sequence GTGACAAAAGCAAAATTAAGTAATAAACACCCCATTATGTTGATTATTCGGTGGGTTGAATGGATTGGCCTATCTCTCATTACTATGGGTGTGATATTAGCCATTATCCAGGAAGTATTATTGGTAATTGAACGAGGGCACGTTGAACTTTACGATATACTTTTACTGTTTATCTACTTAGAAGTGATGGCGATGGTGTCGCTATACTTAACCAGCGGCAAATTACCTGTGCGTTATCCTATTTATATAGCGATTGTGGCAATTGCTCGTTATGTTATTTTAGATCTAAAGGAACTTGAATCAATTGATGTAATTTGGTTGGGTATAGCAATATTGATACTAACCTTATCCACCTTGGTGCTTCGATATGGACACGCTGCATTCCCTTACCCGGATAGAGTCGATTAA
- a CDS encoding 2OG-Fe(II) oxygenase, which yields MSESRKSKLVTIQEAKQNSFIFEKKNALAAEFCEDAIQRFEANPQDQYQGCIGQMADQDNSIKRSTDLVVSGKQHWHDIDRALFKSLGIAIREFRAQYPFFNGSFKDMGYGLQRTDSGEFYHWHIDGGSHDFSHRQLVAIWYLNDVEGPGGETEFLFQDIKITPEAGKLLLFPPFWTHEHRGVTLEGGVKYIATTWVVFA from the coding sequence ATGAGTGAATCAAGGAAGTCTAAGTTGGTCACTATTCAAGAAGCAAAACAGAATAGCTTTATTTTTGAAAAGAAAAACGCTTTAGCAGCTGAGTTTTGTGAAGATGCGATTCAACGCTTTGAAGCTAACCCGCAAGATCAATATCAAGGATGCATTGGTCAAATGGCAGATCAAGATAACAGTATTAAACGTTCAACTGATCTAGTTGTGAGTGGTAAGCAACATTGGCATGATATAGACCGTGCTTTATTTAAGTCTTTAGGAATTGCCATCAGAGAGTTCCGTGCACAGTACCCTTTTTTTAATGGGTCATTTAAAGATATGGGTTATGGCCTTCAGCGTACAGATTCTGGAGAGTTTTATCATTGGCATATTGACGGTGGCAGTCATGACTTTAGTCACCGTCAGTTAGTGGCAATTTGGTATTTGAATGATGTGGAAGGTCCTGGCGGCGAGACTGAATTTTTATTTCAAGATATCAAAATCACTCCAGAAGCTGGCAAACTTTTATTATTCCCTCCATTTTGGACGCATGAACATCGAGGAGTCACATTAGAGGGAGGGGTCAAATATATTGCCACCACTTGGGTAGTGTTTGCCTGA
- a CDS encoding GNAT family N-acetyltransferase — translation MPDLNKLAFTLTSPKSNDDFKRYYQFRWEQLRRPLDLPFGSEQDPLDEKSFHCMVIINQDELVGIGSIQPAEINSMRIRYMAVSKEFQRLGIGSAIIKNLLEYANENHAIKCWLNARSNVLEFYKQQGFKVVGEVEAEISIPHFKMETLLKA, via the coding sequence TTGCCTGATTTGAATAAACTAGCATTTACACTGACTTCTCCCAAGTCTAACGACGACTTTAAGCGTTACTACCAATTCCGTTGGGAGCAGTTACGCAGGCCATTGGATCTTCCTTTTGGCAGTGAACAGGATCCGCTTGATGAGAAATCTTTTCATTGTATGGTGATCATTAATCAAGATGAACTAGTTGGCATTGGGAGCATTCAGCCGGCGGAAATTAATAGCATGCGAATTCGTTATATGGCGGTAAGCAAAGAATTTCAGCGTTTGGGTATTGGTAGTGCCATTATTAAGAATTTATTGGAATATGCTAACGAAAACCACGCGATTAAGTGTTGGTTGAATGCACGTTCAAATGTACTAGAATTTTATAAACAGCAAGGCTTTAAAGTTGTGGGTGAGGTAGAAGCTGAAATCTCGATCCCTCACTTTAAGATGGAAACCTTACTAAAAGCTTAA